Genomic segment of Arachis hypogaea cultivar Tifrunner chromosome 16, arahy.Tifrunner.gnm2.J5K5, whole genome shotgun sequence:
CCAATTGGGACTCAGGATCGATGATGATCCTATGAGTGGCTGCAGGAGCAGCACCATGATGGACGGTCCATTGAGAACTTCTGCCAGTAGCTACTTAGTGCTGTTCTGCCCAGAAGATAGACAGTCACAGACGAAGTGGACTGTCAAACTTAGCTGGTTTCAGATCGAGGAGCGCCTATTGCATCATGTCAGCATTAGGAAGTTCAATGTTTGACCCCTCTTGACTACTTTTAGCTGGCATATTTAGATCAATCATAGTCTTTCTAATATTTCTTCTAACAGCTCTACTTAACGGACTATCATGAACCTTATCTGCAGATCATCCTTGTCCATCCAACTCAACTGAAAACACGAATAATTCCAACGATGAACATTTGTCCATCGGTTGTACCACGACCTTATAAGACATACGTCCTCGTCGTTACGTAATCGATACCTAATTAAAAACAACAGAAAATTTTCTCAAAACTGTGGACTAATCAACATAACAACAACATACCAAAGACAACTGTAGCATACCTTTTATACAATAAATTGTCATCTATTTCGGTTGGATATCTGTAGTAATTTTTTTCACTCTTTTCGTGTGTTACTGTCCAACGGAATGCAATATCAAATTTTTGAACGCTGTTAGGCTGTTGACTTCCGGTGTCATGTACGTACATTATTGGTTGTCCGGACTTAAAAACGATAAAACCTTTTTCATCATACACTATTTCACCATTATAATGAATGGGTAGCAGATTGATTGTCATTGTAGAAAACAAATGCCAAGCTGAGAACAAAGAGAAGAATGAAACAATGATATTGAGTTCAGTTCTCCACCAACCATGTTTTTATTGTGCGAATTCAAGGTGAAGTTCGCCAGGAGTAcggcgaactctataaaaataatagagTTTGCATGGGAGTGCGGTAAACTCGTCTAAAAGTACAAAAAAAATTGTATCGTGGTATTTAAAGAGTTGGAATAATTAGTTTTGGgaaataatattctttttatttatttaaaaaaaatctccaAAATTAAAGTAtcccaatgttctgaaaatcggaccgatCGATCGGTCAGACTGATTCAACCGAAAATCTATTGTCCGGTCAAGCATGTAAAACCGGTAAAAAACTGTTGAATTGGCCGAGAACCGACCGGTCGGACCGAACCGAAACCAGCCCGGTTTACACAAAAGCGGAAGCTCCTCCgtttctttttccctttctccctttctttctttcattcagaAAGAAATCACACAAACGCAGCCAAAAAACCCTAGCACTGTAAGCCTACACCACCACCGCAAGGAGTGGCATACTGCCGCCGTCCGTCCGTCTATCTAGCTTCCCTCGTGCTTCAGTCTTCAATCCCTGTTCGCTATCACCGATCGCGGctgcttcctcgagctcggcgtccgtcgtctttgtctgctcagccGCGCTTCCGTCGCCGTTTGTTTGCCGTTCACGTTCGCGTTCTTCGCCGTTCACGTTCGCTCGGCGTTCACTGTTCGCGTTCACTCGCCGTTCACCGTCCGAGTTCGCATTCGcgttcgtctggaagccacgttgctctgcttcaaactctgcgaccaacccgcgcgctccacctagccgttgaactgctctcttttgtcgccgccgtgagttccctaaacccgccaccagacaatacactcacacaacacaaatactctgcttcaaactctgcaacttctgatttctattacaataagtaactatttgatttggtagtggtttggattttttcatagactgaattaaagttataatagttatgttctcttctctatcagATTGATATtaagctttgaattctcttatttcgttttaattttaccgcactcaacatgtttgatgaaatgctttaaccatatttctggttggttttataatttctagcttttaggaacttagttagttgattgcatgtgaaattagaataattggatcttggtaattaggaaattttagctgcacaaatagcatctttgcagaaaacatattaacatgatgattccacttgcattagtgttcttctggtaaatttttaactgttattgtgaatttgttaatttgctaattgttcttgtgttgttgttcttatgttactcttaattttttttgtttttgttgtgattttctgttcttgaTTTAAGCTGTGATTGAAGGTTCTTTGGTTTGGGTATTCTTCACTTCCTGTAAGCTTAGCTTTTAATTCTTTGAGCATACACGTATCAAATCATTGTTTTTAGCAATggtgatttttagattttttttttgggttgctttgttttaaatgttcctattgttgttgtgtttttgctgtgatttaaatgttcttttgattctgtatttttttttctgaatgcccagtcAGTACTTGGTTGATTGGTTTTGCTCACTGATTGTATTtgaagataaattttaaattgataactctATTATTGCTTTACTGTCTGTTTTTgtagttaaattttattaaagtttcttGAATTTGCACCGCCTATGTTACTGATTcactgtttttgcttttttttttttgttgttaatcattgtgatgagctttgttaaaattgggttgaaaactgttaatctttcttcatttttcactgttctaacttctgttcttattaaaaaatttgcaatTGGTGATCTTTTGATTTATTGTATGCTTCATGTTTTCATTGTTCTGTTCTTATGAAGAAAAAATTTGCAATTAGTGATTGTATGATTCATGCTTTGATTGTTctgttatataaaaaaaattctgttttcattgtttGGTTGCACTGTCCCTGTTCTTGATCACCGCCGACTTGCTACCCCTCCTCCGTGTTGGATTCTTTTTGTTTCAGGCTTTGTTGTGTTTTTGTTTCAGCCTCTGTTGTGTGTTTGTTTCAGGCTCTGTTGTGTGTTTATTGTGCAACACCAtcattttttgttttactttttgactTAGCTACATTAAGACAATATTCTATCTTTAACTTGTGCATTGTAATTCAATCCAGCTATTTTTAATGGAagtataattatgttaattgtcaaCAAATTTGCAGCAAGTTATTgcatattttgataattaattacaTTTAGTTGGTGATATTTTTGTGTAgggttttaaatttgaaagatatttaggatgtttatttatatgaGTGAGCATGGGATATGGGATTTGCCCATTTTTGATCATTGCATTTTAACCGAGCTATGATAGTCAACCAAGATTTGTTATGTTGTTTTGTTGGAAACTTTTCTATTccgttttattttaattgtatgtTGGAGATTTAGTGTTTATGTTATTATGTTGAATGTGTTTGAATTGTGTTTAATTTGATACATTTTAGTTGAATTGTATGGGATTTTATCATGGttatgtttttttttcctttttaaaatttaatatccaTGGGTACCCGGGGGAAATAAACAGGGATCCGTAACGGGGATGGGCGGAGACGGGGGGACAATTTGCTAAACGGGGACCGGGGGAGGGTCCTCGCCCCCATGGAGACCCATTGCCATCCCTAAATTCATCCCtctattgttaatttgttattgcctataattaataaaaagataattacCAAACATAAGTTAAATTTTTTCATAGGATAATGAAATAATTGACAAAATATTcgtcaaaatttaaatttgtctCTCTGAATTTCTTCGCCACCGCATCCTTCAGTCTCGTCAATTTCCATTGGAAAGAACAAACTGTGGAGTTGGAAACCCTCACCGGCAACGACCATCCCAATCCAAACCATGTTGGGTTTCCGCAATGCCACGAATGTTGTTCTCCGCCTTCGTCAAAACCTTTCTGTAAGTTCGCAAGGCTCTTCCACGGAATCACATTCACCATCTTATGATTTTTCAAGGGTTTTGGGTTTTTGTGAGTCTACTTCTAAATTTCTCAATTGGAATATGATTTTGCCATTTTTGTGTTGGTGCAGGTTTGGGGCGTGCGTGCACAAAATATAAACATAGGAGGTGGTGTTGGAGGTGAAATCCCTGACCAGAAGCGCCTCCAGTATGCTCTTCAGCATATCCATGGCATTGGGCGTTCCAAGGCTCATCACATTGTCTGCGAGCTCGGTGTCGAGAACAAATATGTTAGAGACCTTAGCAAGAGAGAGTTGTACTCCCTTCGCGAATTGCTTTCCAAGTACTTGATTGGGAATGATTTGGTACCCAATAATCAATGATCTTTGTTATTACTTGTTAGTTATTGAAATGAATTCTTGATAGTCAGATAGTTAACATTTTTCGTTTGGCAACAGAAAAAATGTGTTGAAAGAGATGTGGGGAGGTTGGTGGGCATTCAGTGCTACAGAGGCATCAGGCATGTCGATGGCTTACCCTGTCGAGGCCAGCGAACTCATACCAATGCCCGCACCAGGAAGAGCAGGCCTACTTGGAGGGGAACAAGATGAAGATGAATATTGCTGCTTGTGATCAATCAACAGATGAGTTGTGTTTTAGTCTTTTAGCTCCGCATATAAAAGCTAATTGAATAAGTTCTTGTTTTTATGGCAGTTGATTAGTAATAGTTTATTGTCTTTAAGTTGGTACTGTCAATCATTTGTGCTGATTGCATAGGTGTTTTTTTCTCTATTTCCCTATTTGCCTGAAGAACTATGAAGCATCATGAAGTGGAATTTGAGTTCCTACCAATTTATGAAGGTTCAACTTAGAACTTTTGTGTCTCGTTCTGAATATTCCAGTTTATTGAGtgcaattctattttttcatattcTTCCTATATGCTGGTAATCCAAAgtaatcctttttatttttttactttttgtgtTCTTATATCTTGTGTTGTAGAATTCAACAAAGTTATGGCAATTGAAATTGGTACTGAATACCCCCAACTGAGGTTGGTTAAACATAATCTTGGCTAATAGACTATCAAATGAGGCAGCGGATGGTGCTAATTTTGTTTTTAGGTGTTCTAGATATTGAAGAACTATATTGAGATCCATATATTCTTGAGCTGTATGGACACGgtataatattttttctagtgTCAATAAGTGCAGTTATTATTAAATGATCGATCACATGGAGTAATAGTAGGGATCAGTGTGACCATGAAGTAGAAGTGCCATGAAGAGCCATGTATCACCCAAGGAAAAGAATGCACTGTTAAATTCCGTATTTtgtactttaaagtttaaaccATTTGATAGAACAGAAATGCTTATGCGGACACTCCCCATAGGGGAGTCCAATATGAGACAACCGTACAAATGATGAGAGGTGTATATTTCAGTTTTCAATGCGGGTCACACTTCCCTTAGTCATGTGCAACTGCACTCCCTCAACCTTCTCACTATCTCCTTCACACTTGTGTCAGTCTCGCCCTCACCGCCCCTGTATCCATTTCAAAGGAAGACAGAAATGGTGGAAGAGCAcgccaagaagaaggacattaACGACTGTCATTTCTGTTTTAGAGCAGAATGCCAACGGATCCTGCACGAAATTGACTAATATCAGGTAAATATGTCTTTTCTAAAGAAAACAACATTTTGGGGAGGAAAAAGTAGATGGAGAAAATCAGCGGATTATGTGGTGTAATATGTCTGCCTTTGCGCACATAGAAAACAACATTTTGGGGAGGAAAAAGTAGATGGAGAAAATCAGCGGATTATGTGGTGTAATATGTCTGCCTTTGCGCATGATTTTATGTGCTCTAAGtcaaatattttatgttttaatttttccgACTTGTGATTGATTATgtaatgtttttatttattttggtgtAGGCCTTCTTGTTTGATGTTCCTTTTATATTGTCTCTGCTCTTTCTTTGGAGCACATGGAAGTTGATTAGTTATGACCTCTCTTTAATTTTATATCACGAAAGTTTGTCTCTAGTTTTATATTATCAAACTGATGTCTTGGAATCAAAGAACTAATTAATAGTACCTAACAAGAACATCAGTGGTGGCTGGTTGGCCAATCTTTGCTTATAATAGTTGTAGAAAAATATAAACTTATCTCGTGAGCAAACGGGAGGGGGCGGCCAACAGCCCCGCCACTTCCCTCCGTGGCCGCCCCCTACTCCCAGTCTCATCCCCCAAATGGATGCCCCACCTTGGCCGCCTGCCTTCTTTCCCCCTGGACGAATGTCCACCCTGCCCACCTACCACGCTGACAGACAGCCCCTTTGAAAGATTTTAAAGTCTTCAGTTCAACGTGATATCCTATCCCTTACTTTGATAGTTAGATGCCTATGCCAGATAAAATCAATTTGAAGTCACTTTAGAAGGAATATAAAAATAGTACTTTATAAATCTTGAATTGAACTTAGTTATAAGAAGTATTGGTGCTAACATGTGACCAATGAAAAGATGGAACAAGTATCATATTACATTTCAAAGCATTTCACTGTTTCAATTGAAAAATAAGCATTTTGAGGTTATGTATTACGGTTGCAGCTAAAGGATTTTTGGGTATTCACATGAGAAGGAATCTTTCATAATTCAGATGTTGCTTAGCCGTCAACTCTATTTCCTGTAACAATGAAGAGAGTGCAATAACTGCATTCATGGACTGTAGTTTCTGTTTCTCTACTTGCTAGATCAAGTGCAGGATTCCGCTCTATCAGCAGATTCCTTGCCCTCATTGATTCTTCTTAGATTCCAGCATGAGAAAGAGCAACAGCTACCAAGTGTGGAAAGACAATTGTGAttaagtaattattattcatggaTGGTAGTAACTTTTCTCATTCATTAGGTTTGGTTGCCTGGATCAATCAATGTAGGTAATCATAGTAAATTATTCATATCAAAGGTAGAAAATgagaaaaattatacctatttgTTATGGAAAGAATGCACATCATTTAGACAACAATTGCAACTTGCAATCTATATTAAGGATATAATGCGGCTTAAAATTAAATGTAGATGGATCCTTCTTTAAACATACCAAGTTACCAACAATACGGTTTGTGGAggagtttttactttttagaaaTCATCTCAGCAAATTTGTTAAGGACTTTTCATGCAATCTCAGAAGTTGTTCAATCATGTACGCGAAAGTCTAGGGGTTATTAAAGGCCTCCAAATTGCAACAACAAATGGATATAGTCATTTAATCGTTGAATATGATTCAGCCATGACAATTCGGTTTATCAAAGATGGAGCTCTTCCTTCCCACTCATGTAAGACTCTTGATGATATTAAAATTCTGTTTGGTCGACTTCAAGAAATTGAGTGGTTGCATACTCTTCGGGAAGCCAATACTATAGCTGATCAACTTGCTAAAAAGGGTCAGGAATTTCCTCACGCCCTTCATATATTGGACGCTCCCACTCCAAATATCTGCTCTATGCTAGAAGCTGATTGTTTTGGAATTCCTAGAAGAAGGAGTGTTAGTTAACCCTTGGTTATTTTgtgctttgattttttttttcttgttttttttttccttctgttCTGGGGTCTTTGACCCACATCcctcacccaaaaaaaaaaaaaatctatattaaGGATATTACAAACCTTTCTACAGTGTAGTTCAATTAAGATTATGTAGCGCATGAAGTAAGAAAACATGTTAACaacactttgaagtttgagcaaaGTACTATTGAAAGACTATATTGTCCTTTGTGTTGTTGAATTAAGAAGATAATTATTTTGTAGCTAATTTAAAGTAAAGCAGACTTCAGCTAGAACTGATGCTTGTGACTAATATGTTGCTCCTTGTTTGTACAATATCGGGAATAATAGGAATATTATAttggagataataaaaaatatgggCCTAAACTAAATATGATTATTACTAAATAGTTTAAAAAATCTCTATTTGTTACTATATGGATGTCCATATCCATTCAATGGAAAGTACAAGCATTAAAGAATGTGCGGTGCATGCTTTCCAACCTTTGAAAAAGTGGACCTTGAActtgtataaatagaagaatgAACTTAGGCTTTATACACagtaacaataaacaaatgcaattctctctctctctctttacttttaatacttctttctatctttatatatatatatcattattgagctaattatattattgctagagtcttctatttatacatctttattttatatttaatatatcttttatttattttacaacacgttatcagcacgagactctgatcaaaattttaggaagactcaggtaacaaattttcattatgtcgaaactctctcatcttgaattcaatactcttgatatatctggaaacaattatttatcatggatattagatgctgaaattcatcttgattcaatggatcttggagataccattaaggctgaaaataaagcatcccagaaggataaagacaaagccatgatttttcttcgtcgtcatcttgacgaaggattgaaaaatgaatatctcatattaaaagatcctgcagatctttggaaagaccttgaagaaaggtataatcatcagaaaacgatgatacttcctcaaactcgatatgaatggacgcacttgcgtctacaagattttaaatccataaatgaatataattctgcaatgtttcgaatcacctcacgaatgaaattatgtggggaaaagatcactaatcatgatatgttggagaaaactttctcaaccttccatgcctcgaatgtgctcctgcagcagcagtatcgagaaaaagggtttaaaaaatattatgagttaatttcttaccttcttgttgctgaacgcaataaTGAGTTgctattgaaaaatcatgaagcgcgcccagctggcgccgccccatttcctgaagtaaatgcggcaaattatcccagaagaggtaaatgacaagcttttaataacaagaaaaattatggaagaaaaaggaattatattcaaaagagaggatctcatcagaagtgggataaaaaaagaaatatcgggtagaataaatcaacagaggataagtatttccgttgtggtggaaagggccattggtcacgtacctgccgTACCCCAATGCACCTTGTCGATCTTTAccatgcatctttgaaaaaggacgacaaggGAAAAGAATcgaatttcgtttcaaatgatgctgaaaattccaccactcattatgatgtatctgatttctttgaggatcaaTAATGGAATAGTTTAAAGTGTGGGATTGTTATGtatccatgtaaataaataatgtaaagaacttattattaagttttattttctatgtatttaaatttcaaatgtgatgtatataaataatgaaatattaatgtttatgaattttgaaatcattaaatatgtcatgtttttaataaaaaaaaatttttagtatatgacattttTATGTGCAGTATTTCTTGAAAAAATAATTCCGATcaattattcaatttaactgtgcatactactcattttattattatttgtctttgaagagaatggcaaggatatgtaatgaagatgtatgccttgcggatagtgcaagttcacacactgattgtgtactaaaaatataaatctttttgtACATAATCTATTTTTATAATGACCTACAAACATGGTCAAAAAAGAGTTAAGTTCCTCCTAGAGGTATTGGGCTAAAAGGATGGAACCCAAAAGAACACCTTGAGGAGTTGAATTTCTCTTCAGTGGGAACTATATTGGTGGAAGTGGATTGGTTGGATTTGGAGTGTAAATGTGTCATCTAGTTGAAAGAAAACCAAACTAGATGTCCCTTCACTAATGTCCCTTCACTAATGTCACATGTCAGGAGTTTTGGTTTAACGTGTGGGAATCAACTTCCTACCCTTTTCAGTTGACAAGACTTGAGGTGATCCCAAATACCTAAAAATATTTTGGAAAGAGCAGTAAACCAAATGTCAGACTAAAACCATTGGCCAAGGGGTGTCCTTTTCATCATCGTTTTACACTATAAAAAGGACCCCAAGCCACCTCTGTAAAGCAACCTTTCCACATTTCACTTTTCACCTTCACCTTCAACCAGACTTCACTTTTCAACTTCACCTTGAAAACCTTTTCATCTTCGATCTTTTCCTTCATCCTTCATCCTTCACTCTCACTTTTCACTTTCACcttgatcatcttcttcttcacagaCCTTGAAACCATTTTCATCCTTTACTTTCACCTTcaccttcatcctcttctgagagcTTCTCTTCTCTGTAAACCATTCCTGTCCACTTTAAACAAAGCTCATTCATCCTCTTGTGACATTAGTGGAGGTCTCAACACTTGTTCTCCATCTCTCTTCCTCACTATTAGTTCTTGTATTGTTTATTCGCCATTAACAGAAGTGTCTTCCTCACAAGTTTACTTACCCCTAATCTCTCACCTTaactattatttttcacttaatctaTTTCTCACGAAACCCACCCGAATCATCTGACGACTCCACTGGGGAGAAACACTTCGACGTGATGGCTAGAGATCAAACGAGGTATAGAACCCCCTCACCGCCTCTGTTCGCGAATCTGGAGAATATGGAGGAAGACGAGAACACCCCAGTTACTTGTAGGGAGTTGACGCGTATTCTAAAAGTCAAGGGATCGTGAAGTTGAGTTGCAAGAGCCgaaaggaaaaagagaagtcGTGGGAAGCAAGATAGAAGAATATCACCGGAGACTGGCATTAGCTTATGACAAACACATTCGGCCCAGGGTGTTCTTAGAGGGAGATCTGGTACTAAAAATCAGTAGATGCAGTAATAAGGAAGATGTCTTTGCCAAATGGGCTCCCAAATGGGAGGGTCCTTACATTGTTTCTGAGGTACACCCCAACCGACACTGCATCCTGCTGGACCCGGATCATGGAACAACCACTAGCCCCATCAATTTCAAGTACGTTAAGAGGTACCATGCCTAATTTCAATTTTAGGAGTTAGGATTTTAATTCCAAAAGGCTTCTTTATCAAGAGCCAatgtttatgttatattattcTGCAAGCACCCTGTAATACATGAGTAATCATACACTCAAAAAATGTGAGTGATGCATCTTAAGAAATTTGCAGTACAAAATAGTTCCAAAAAACTGAAGTGTCCCACCCTCCAAGCTCCTAAAAAGAGTCGAGCATAAATAGGGCAAGAAAGTTATGGGTACCTTCCTTTTTTGGCCTAAAAAAAAGGCAGAAAAAAATGGCTACTGTTTTTCTTAAAATCATACACTCCccctgcaaaaaaaaaataattaaaataaattatctttatttttaaatatctatttaTGGTTACAAATGAACATTGCTCATAATTTTAATTCaacttcttttttatttgtgATTTCATTGGAAACGTATACAAATGAGGATATAACATCCAAAGTTGTAAGGAGAAAGATCTTTATCAAAGAATCTCTATAGCTAACTCCAAAAATTAGCAACCCAATATACATGGGGCTGAGAGGGGTTAAGACAGAaataaggaaagaagaaaaatggtCTTATCAAATAAGAAGACAGAGTAAAAAGAACAGAGCGAAGTTGAATGTGGGAGTGTCCTTTCCCTAAGAAAAACTCCCAATAGTTGAAGAAGATAGAGGATTTGGATGATGGTGGTGATAGTAGTGATGATACTGCGCGTGTAAAAAAATGCCCAGCAGAGATGATGAGGAACACCTTTTCTTCTACCCTTCCAGGTGTTCTCTCTTCTTATGTGTCTCTCCAAATTCAGGTACTCAAATTTAAAACGCGTCCAATTAAAAGGGTAAGAGTTTCTCCCCTTCTTATTCCCTTATAtattaacactacaagaaaatggaacatttgtaacaaaaaatttgtatcaaatttaaaattgttacaaattatagttttttcgtaacaataattaattattgttacaaaataagaatattttgtaacaacaagaaaatttgttacaaaatatttcaatattttgtaacaatgtgatttcttttgttacaaattatgttggctttCGTATCAAATCGTTGTTTTGTTGCAAAatgttataatattttgtaacaaaagattatattgttgcaaaaattcataacattttgtaataaaatatctatttgtttcaaaagctctaaatattttgtaacaaaaaattaatttgtcacaaaatactatatttttatcacaagttatttatttgtcacaaaattcaaagattttttgtaactaataaaaaattttgtttcaacataTTAAATGTTAgacttctaatttttaaaaatttatataattatttattatatttatttaagattttatattcaaaaatttattttactaaaaatatttaagtcaaattaatgatactttaaatttaaaattattttaaaaattaaataataagtcatttatgatttattatatttattcaaaataaatttttagagatttatatattaaatagaatatttttttatttataattttaaattttagtaattaaaaaatataaa
This window contains:
- the LOC112754991 gene encoding small ribosomal subunit protein uS13m: MLGFRNATNVVLRLRQNLSVWGVRAQNINIGGGVGGEIPDQKRLQYALQHIHGIGRSKAHHIVCELGVENKYVRDLSKRELYSLRELLSKYLIGNDLKKCVERDVGRLVGIQCYRGIRHVDGLPCRGQRTHTNARTRKSRPTWRGTR